One Nyctibius grandis isolate bNycGra1 chromosome 26, bNycGra1.pri, whole genome shotgun sequence DNA window includes the following coding sequences:
- the LOC137673720 gene encoding olfactory receptor 6B1-like gives MKQKNSTKFQEFILLGFPTIMELRMLLFVIFLVAYMMTILENILIIILIKMNHQLHKPMYFFLSNLSFLEAWYISVTVPKLLVNFLVESNNISFGGCMTQLYFFSSLICTECVLLAVMAYDRYVAICNPLRYPVIMNHRLCMQLATCSWLIGFLSSMLKVFFISHLSFCGSNVINHFFCDISPLLNISCADMTMAEIVDFILALLILLVPLSVTIISYICIISTILHIPTAQGRKKAFSTCVSHLTVVIIFFSATLFMYARPKRIHPFDLNKLVSIMYTIVTPMLNPFIYCLRNQEVKGALKKIFSVRQTASKVSQSIAVHL, from the coding sequence atgaagcagaaaaacagcacaaaattCCAGGAGTTTATCCTCTTGGGATTTCCAACTATCATGGAACTTCGGATGTTGCTCTTTGTGATATTCCTGGTGGCCTACATGATGACCATCTTGGAAAATATACTCATAATTATTTTGATAAAGATGAACCATCAGCTTCACAAGccaatgtatttctttctcagcAACCTTTCCTTCCTGGAGGCTTGGTACATCTCAGTCACTGTCCCCAAACTGCTAGTGAATTTTCTTGTTGAAAGCAATAATATATCTTTTGGAGGCTGTATGACCCAGCTTTACTTCTTCAGCTCCCTTATTTGTACTGAGTGTGTCCTCCTTGCAGTCATGGCTTATGATCGTTATGTGGCCATCTGCAATCCCCTGCGCTATCCAGTCATCATGAACCACCGGCTCTGCATGCAACTAGCCACATGCTCCTGGCTCATTGGCTTCTTGTCCTCCATgctgaaagtatttttcatctctCACCTGTCTTTCTGTGGCTCCAATGTCATCAACCACTTTTTCTGTGACATCAGCCCCTTGCTGAACATATCATGTGCTGACATGACAATGGCTGAAATAGTGGATTTCATCCTGGCCTTGCTTATCTTGCTAGTTCCCCTCTCTGTCACGATTATCTCCTATATATGCATCATCAGCACCATCCTGCATATCCCCACAGCCCAGGGCAGGAAGAAAGCCTTCTCCACCTGTGTTTCTCACCTCACTGTAGTCATTATCTTCTTTTCAGCCACTCTGTTTATGTATGCCCGGCCCAAGAGAATCCACCCTTTTGACTTAAACAAGCTGGTGTCAATTATGTACACTATTGTAACTCCCATGCTCAATCCTTTCATTTACTGTCTGAGGAACCAGGAAGTTAAAggtgctttgaaaaaaatcttcagtgttAGGCAGACTGCCTCCAAGGTCTCTCAATCAATTGCTGTCCACCTTTAA